Proteins encoded together in one Lysinibacillus sp. FSL K6-0232 window:
- a CDS encoding S-layer homology domain-containing protein translates to MDKTKIQKVNKALIATVFATSGIAVVVPPSHKAEAATSPFKDIDQYSDHYNDILKLHSQGVINGFSDNTFRPDLNVTRGQAAKMLVAALKLDTKNVQDPYYKDVPKSSEYYRAVAALQDAGIMSGYSNGTFMPNEVMTRGELAKIIVLAFNLEVSPTYNHIFKDVDSNSSNAVYIQTLIDLDITEGTTPVTFAPFEPVTRGQFASFVVGAQEKKSNETSFKITKVDDDAIYINGDAYTVSDSLTHIFNEDNAAVLKGALIEGELSGKRLRSVSKLTLNASGTSSDFLELDGDYGSLGATIVVNGNYIEFSNITLTGTMFVNETVRPPLRLGTPYSQSLTTGRVASLNTSFINWSNPDNEEENSSTNNSTNDLQNWTKPNPDNNPPFVNWSKEKQEMKNVDKHLVFYNSTVARLVVSQSNTKIETDTKLPRIDITGNVREFEIQGDIGTLNLNTKTKLTIYGEGNIDWINYNSSTDLELYIDGRIGTLYVDNKYGKIDIGDYTYIDKVIIPKDETPNNIFDDFLEDKDNVGSITDPDGKPIDKDDIDNQQPDDKTKPTVSITALEVLNGSEIEVRFNSNEVGTYYYIVREADADAPTRREMIDRLSNQNVAHGTGAAVNGTNTIRVSNLGEKKEYEIYILVVDGAKNASDIVSQSFQMKDASPPVVRSLQVTPLHGGTRAEFRFTASEPGDYYYYVRPQTTAPDPTTEDIIANPTGSGNARAGELGIEGMLTGLEAETTYQLYVVMRDVSGNLSVDPPAAREFTTSELDLVHPYVEAGQLVRRNNNQFELTVSEALDPESANDINNYLLTGTVIVNVSGERGIKPSAVEYTPGSRRVLLTIPSDTGFVNGDTLRVTVLPDVKDLADNAFENINTVQPGDPVRNYAEYKHADTVMPVITIENVINRADESDGFRRAEVEFRPNKAGTYYYMILPNVVVDNGETKTLQQYLTDHEITERDFINEFSSTDRSNKFQIDGENIYVTSGTGTADLETATQRFPVSVAQNALNPFNNYSVYMILRDRGGELSRIAGPREVFNDVKAPLIRGLEIKPMENNDTKATISFETNETAKVHYWFVEKKIQDADGNWIDNPDANLSVPANEQRLEAELKRRPSVEKIGSGLSGTVEARGVTLKPHTDYVVYVGAEDTYGNFTIYRANSDYNDHNRTAAGLMKQDFYSDGTPPKIGMRSPMDNRDYPGLIYRNSDNTFTITFSETIIREADGKSKLVTTGDTVALDLADILTITTKDANGNDVDVTNQYEPVRYTVGTNTTRDSQLIIQPIAPNTGNQTITVTMNDDTTEVRDFVIQGYEGHRFVNAAQYLYRTLDATFMEIQLSDLNTTNDHRKVQATFDLLGAEEQIYENGELLKYYYLSDTAGTTESVIQNRTAAQVIQTVNDGTNSSLAKGTGTVATNVARITVEFTHPAKFFTGDYVTIVLEDKYGNFHKFYAKVGYRNPILDTP, encoded by the coding sequence ATGGATAAAACTAAAATCCAAAAAGTAAATAAAGCCTTGATCGCTACAGTATTTGCTACAAGTGGAATTGCCGTTGTTGTGCCTCCATCGCACAAAGCGGAAGCGGCAACATCACCCTTTAAGGATATTGACCAATACTCAGATCATTATAACGATATATTAAAATTACATTCGCAAGGTGTTATTAACGGTTTTTCAGATAACACATTCCGACCAGATTTGAATGTAACACGTGGGCAGGCAGCAAAAATGCTAGTAGCTGCGTTGAAATTAGATACAAAAAATGTGCAGGATCCTTACTATAAGGACGTACCTAAAAGCAGCGAATATTATCGAGCTGTTGCAGCATTACAAGATGCAGGTATTATGTCTGGTTATTCAAATGGCACATTTATGCCAAATGAAGTTATGACACGTGGTGAGCTAGCTAAAATTATCGTATTAGCCTTTAATTTAGAGGTATCTCCTACGTATAATCATATATTCAAAGATGTTGATAGCAACTCTAGCAATGCTGTTTATATTCAAACATTAATTGATTTGGATATTACGGAGGGAACAACACCTGTTACATTTGCTCCATTTGAGCCTGTAACACGTGGACAATTTGCATCTTTTGTTGTTGGTGCACAAGAGAAAAAGAGTAATGAAACATCTTTTAAAATTACCAAAGTTGATGATGATGCTATTTATATCAATGGAGATGCCTATACAGTTTCAGACAGCCTTACGCATATTTTCAACGAAGATAATGCGGCTGTTTTAAAAGGCGCACTTATTGAGGGGGAGCTTTCAGGAAAAAGACTTCGCTCCGTGTCAAAATTAACATTAAATGCAAGTGGCACAAGCTCGGATTTCCTTGAACTGGATGGTGACTATGGTTCCCTTGGAGCAACTATCGTTGTAAATGGTAACTATATCGAATTTTCAAATATTACACTAACAGGGACAATGTTTGTTAATGAAACAGTACGCCCGCCATTACGTCTAGGTACACCATATAGTCAGTCATTAACAACAGGACGTGTGGCAAGCTTAAATACTTCCTTTATCAATTGGTCTAATCCTGATAATGAGGAAGAGAATTCATCTACTAACAATTCAACAAATGATTTGCAAAATTGGACAAAGCCAAATCCAGATAATAATCCGCCTTTTGTAAACTGGTCAAAAGAAAAGCAGGAAATGAAAAATGTTGATAAGCATCTAGTGTTTTATAATAGCACGGTTGCGCGTTTAGTCGTATCACAATCCAATACGAAAATCGAAACTGATACAAAGCTACCACGTATAGATATTACTGGAAATGTCCGAGAGTTTGAGATTCAAGGCGATATTGGTACATTAAATCTTAATACAAAAACGAAGCTTACAATTTATGGCGAAGGCAATATCGATTGGATTAATTACAATAGTTCTACTGACCTTGAGCTATATATTGATGGGCGGATTGGTACATTATATGTTGATAATAAATATGGCAAGATTGATATTGGCGACTACACATATATAGATAAAGTTATTATTCCTAAAGATGAAACACCAAACAATATCTTTGATGACTTCCTTGAGGATAAAGATAACGTAGGGAGTATTACAGACCCAGATGGCAAGCCGATTGATAAAGATGATATTGATAATCAGCAGCCTGATGATAAAACAAAGCCTACTGTCAGCATTACAGCGCTGGAAGTACTAAATGGCAGTGAAATTGAAGTGAGATTCAATTCAAATGAGGTAGGCACATACTACTATATTGTGCGTGAAGCGGATGCAGATGCACCAACAAGACGAGAAATGATTGATCGTCTTTCTAATCAAAATGTAGCACATGGCACAGGTGCGGCCGTGAACGGTACAAATACGATTAGAGTTTCCAATCTTGGTGAGAAAAAAGAATATGAGATTTATATTTTAGTTGTAGATGGAGCGAAGAATGCGTCGGATATTGTGTCACAATCGTTCCAAATGAAGGATGCCTCACCGCCAGTTGTAAGATCACTCCAAGTAACACCTTTACATGGAGGCACACGTGCAGAATTTAGATTTACAGCAAGCGAGCCTGGGGATTACTACTACTATGTACGCCCACAAACAACAGCACCAGACCCAACAACAGAAGATATTATTGCCAACCCAACAGGCAGTGGCAATGCAAGAGCTGGTGAGTTAGGTATTGAAGGAATGCTAACAGGCTTAGAGGCTGAAACAACGTATCAGCTATATGTTGTGATGAGGGATGTTTCAGGCAACTTATCAGTAGACCCTCCAGCCGCGCGAGAATTTACAACGTCAGAGCTTGATCTTGTTCATCCATATGTAGAGGCAGGTCAGTTAGTAAGAAGAAACAATAATCAGTTTGAGCTAACTGTAAGCGAGGCACTAGACCCAGAAAGTGCTAATGATATTAATAATTATTTATTAACAGGTACGGTTATTGTCAATGTATCTGGAGAAAGAGGAATTAAACCATCTGCTGTTGAATACACGCCAGGTAGTCGAAGAGTATTGTTAACAATTCCATCTGACACAGGGTTTGTTAATGGCGATACATTGCGTGTAACAGTATTGCCTGATGTGAAGGACTTGGCAGACAATGCATTTGAAAATATAAATACTGTACAGCCGGGCGACCCAGTGCGTAACTATGCAGAATATAAGCATGCGGACACAGTAATGCCTGTTATAACAATTGAAAATGTTATCAATAGGGCTGATGAATCGGATGGATTTAGACGAGCAGAGGTTGAATTCAGACCAAATAAGGCTGGAACATACTACTATATGATTTTACCGAATGTAGTGGTAGATAATGGTGAAACAAAAACATTACAGCAATACTTAACAGATCACGAAATTACAGAGCGTGATTTTATTAATGAATTTAGTAGTACAGATAGATCAAATAAATTCCAAATAGATGGCGAGAATATTTATGTGACAAGCGGCACAGGTACAGCCGATTTAGAAACAGCTACACAAAGATTCCCTGTATCTGTAGCACAAAATGCCTTAAATCCATTTAATAATTACTCTGTTTATATGATATTAAGAGATCGTGGTGGTGAGCTTTCTCGAATTGCAGGTCCAAGAGAAGTATTTAATGATGTGAAAGCACCACTTATCCGAGGCTTGGAAATTAAGCCAATGGAAAATAATGATACAAAAGCAACCATTAGCTTTGAAACAAATGAAACAGCAAAGGTGCATTACTGGTTTGTTGAAAAGAAAATTCAGGATGCAGATGGGAATTGGATTGACAATCCAGATGCGAACTTAAGTGTTCCAGCAAATGAACAACGTTTAGAAGCTGAATTAAAACGTAGACCATCCGTTGAAAAAATAGGAAGCGGTCTTTCTGGAACAGTAGAGGCAAGAGGTGTAACATTAAAGCCTCATACAGACTATGTTGTGTATGTTGGAGCTGAAGACACATACGGTAACTTTACGATTTACCGAGCAAATAGTGACTATAATGACCATAATCGAACAGCAGCGGGCTTAATGAAGCAAGATTTCTATTCAGATGGTACGCCACCGAAAATCGGTATGAGGTCACCAATGGATAATCGGGATTATCCTGGATTAATTTACCGTAATAGTGATAATACCTTTACCATTACATTTAGCGAAACAATTATACGTGAGGCAGATGGTAAATCTAAATTGGTAACAACAGGAGATACAGTTGCTCTTGATTTAGCAGATATTCTAACAATTACTACAAAAGATGCAAATGGCAACGATGTGGATGTAACAAACCAATATGAACCTGTCCGTTATACAGTAGGCACGAATACAACAAGGGACAGTCAGCTTATTATTCAGCCGATAGCACCGAATACTGGAAATCAAACAATTACGGTGACAATGAATGATGATACAACAGAGGTAAGAGACTTTGTTATTCAAGGCTATGAGGGACATAGGTTTGTGAATGCTGCTCAATATCTATACCGTACACTGGATGCAACATTTATGGAAATTCAGCTTAGTGATTTGAATACAACTAATGACCATAGAAAAGTTCAAGCGACATTTGACTTGTTAGGAGCAGAGGAACAAATTTATGAGAATGGTGAGTTATTGAAATACTACTATCTATCTGATACAGCAGGAACAACAGAATCTGTTATTCAGAATCGAACAGCAGCACAAGTTATTCAGACAGTTAATGACGGTACAAATAGTTCATTAGCAAAAGGAACAGGAACAGTAGCAACTAATGTAGCACGTATTACGGTAGAATTTACGCACCCAGCTAAATTCTTCACAGGTGACTATGTAACGATTGTCTTAGAAGATAAATATGGTAATTTCCATAAATTCTATGCAAAGGTTGGTTACCGCAATCCTATCCTTGATACACCATAA